TGTCAAAGGGTATACTTatatttgaaaaacaaaaagaaaaacatgatCTTTCTTGAATTAGAAAAAGGTATTATGATTATGTTTAAGAGCGGATGTTTGTGCTTATGACATACATTGCATAATTTCTGCTGCTATCAACATCACTGCACAATTTTAAGGATAGTCATCAGCATAATTTTATATTGGCAAATGcaccaaaaattcaaaatccttttcattATTGCCCCTTAAAGTTTGGTTTATGCTTGTTGCTGCAGTCCTTATCAAAAAGTTAATCCAAAAGAAGCCTGATCTTTTAACTACATAAATTTAATATGGATCTAGCTAAGACTAATTAAACTAATCTAGATATATATTCTTTTCTAATAAAGCTTTGACCAACTATGATATGTTCTTTAGAAACAAAAGAATTAAAGCAGATAATATCTCTCTCAACAAAGCATCTTTCCAGAAAGAAAAGGCAATTCTTGCaaactaaataaattaaaacttttaacaAAAATATGTGACACAATAATGAAGAAGGATTGTGTATAGAAAATGGTGAACAACtcaaactatatatatattcttcaTAATATCCTCATTCATCAGtgtgcagcagcaacaatataTTCTGGCATGCATGTGATGAAAAAGAGCAAAGTACacacatcatcatcatcatcactttGACACCAATTTATCAGCAGATGGAGAGAAGTCAAAGAAAGAAAATCAGAAAAAAATGTGAAGATAGAAGGACTTGACATGCTTTATAGCATAAAGGTTGCTGTTTCCAgagccatatatatatatataggaaaattaaattttcaagTCTACCGTTGTATCGGTGTTTCAGTCATTTTTAATCGTTGATCTTAATTTATCACTGATACACTGGTGTTAAGGTACACTTGAAAATCTTCCATATATATAATACACACTTTGATACTCTTGAAACATGGACCTCATATAGCATTGAAAATCTAATCATCTACCATTAGGGAAAGTTATCATAACTTACCCAATTTTATATAACCCTTTATATCATAAGATTTTATCATGAGAAACCTATAAGGCTATGGCATGTATCTAAGTGCATCTATATTAATAGGATCTCTCTAGTTAGTTAACACATTATAGACTTTGTTAATTAGATTAAAGAATATGAACATGCATGTActaatatattaatttagtatatttatataAGTTCATATATACAAGAATGATGTGGACAATGCAAGTCTAATAGAACATTGGTATTTAAGTGAATTATCAATGAATCACTAGAGTGTTCTAACTGAAATAATTTCTATAATTAGTTGATTTAACTGAGGAAATAATctctaataaaatagaataaccTCAGAAAGTTAGCAAATATAATaactacaacaacaacaaaggaAAGTGACTTGGTAGAAAAAGCAGAACAGTTTGACAAGACTCCATATGCAAAAGAAAGAGTGTTTGCCATTTGAGCTACAAAAACTTGCCTCAACTTATGAGTGGTCAATGTGGTGGAAGAGCTTCTTcaaactttatttatttaatggTAAACCACTAGTTtagcttttttatttaaataaatataaaaaaattaagaaaaaatgaCAAATCGATCTCGATTTTTTGGTCTGCGTACATTTAAGTTTTTGaagatttaaaaatacatttaagtcTCTGACCTCTTCAAAATCTTGACATATCAATTCCTGAGTCTAATTTGTTCAGTTTTAAAAACTCTCCCATGTGTACATCCGTATCAAGTAGGTCAATACAATGGGAGTCACGTTTGATTTTTTCGGTTGAGTCTGACAGACTCAAGTGAACATGAGGGATCAATATGTCtaggttttgaaaagataaaaaacttaaatatattttcaaatccTCGAGAACTTAAATGTCTGCGGATCAAAAAGTCAAATATCTATTTGTTCTTttctcaaaaattaattttttaaaatacacaTAAATTTAAAGCAATAACAAAATTTACTAAGTCTATTTCGTATAGACCGTCTGTAAAATgcatttcaatttttattttttggatgttaaaatttatttcacaggcgattcatataaaataaatccaACATATTTTGACACATATTTTGACACAATTTTAAATTCatatgttttttaaaaatattttttaatatttatttaaataaaaaaaccccactaattttctatttctatgtaattattatttttttaagactGCTTGATGTATCCACATCCTTTGGTTTGGTGATGCCAtgtttcctttctctttttacGGATCTCTGACACTAAGTTAGTTTACTAAGATATtccatattttttaatttttatcctAAAATATCTCGCTAggaaaatattttcatttttccatgCTCTCTTAACTAAAATAGATAAAGCTTACACACATGATTCATTGCCAAACTTTTCCTTGACTCAAGTCTCAAATTCAATGGTTGTAAACggagaagaaaaaataataataacaacactAAGTTAATTAGAAACCAATAGCaataagttttaaaaaataaaaataaatctaattcaattttaaaaaatttaaaaaactcaGATTATTTTGGGCCTAGGaccaaaaaattcattgaagtTGGGCTTCTTTTGTGGCCTGTTTAATGGAACCCATTTCAATTCTGGTACGGAAGGTGTAATTACTAAATTACCCATCCGTCATAGCAAATAACAGTCGCTAGCTATTTGGATAAGGCTTTTCACTTGctggaagaagaagcacaagcTTCTGAGTCCTAACAATGGCGTCCTCGGTTACCTCTTCTCTTCAAatcatgtaaaaaaaaattacctttaTCTCTTACTATTACTATTTCTTGTTTCCTCTTTGCGAATTCAGTTCCTCTTCAAGCAAATAATAATTTGCTGTGCTGCAATTTTGCATTTCTACTGTTGTTCAATGATGCTGATTATATGGTTTGAAATGTTGAATTACAATGAATTCAAAACTCATCCATTCTGGAAATTCAGCTTCTCTTATCATAGGAGCACACAGTCTCAAACTTTGACTCTGCCCAATTTTTCTGAACTCTCTCTCATTGCTTCAACATGTAGATATAGTTTTGCTTTTACTTCTTGTACAAGCTTGGGTCAACGAATTATGTTCATACTTGGGGAAATTAATGGGTTTTGAGTTAACTGAGTTTGGTTATCAAGATGACCATAATTGTAGACAATACTGTGATAATTCATGTTGTTGGATGTCAATGAAAGAAAGATGCATTCTTGGTATTCGGTGAAATGCTTGTGAGGAGAAGGGTAGCATTTGAGGAATGTCGGTACATATCTGAATATGTTTTTTGTATTGTTAGAGCTACATGTGAAAGCTTGAAGAGGAGTTCAACATGAAATCCTCCAAAAAGTTTTACATGGTTAATAGATTCTTCctgttattgttattatgtGAAGCTTGTGTTGTCTTCTAGTAGGACATTGCACTTTACTTCTGTTTGAAATTTGCACATCTCGAAAAACCTCACTGGTCATGTGCTATCCTATTTCAGCAATTTGAAGACTACCGTTTTTGGTGAGCAAAATAAGCTCAGAGTTTCAACTCTTACTGCGAGAAATGTTGGCTTCCGTAAAATGACTACAGAATGTAAGGAGTCACGAATTGGGAAGCAACCAATCGAAGTGCCATCCAATGTTACAATCAAATTAGAAGGGAAGGATATACGGGTAAAAGGTCCCCTGGGAGAACTTGGATTAACTTATCCTCGCGAAGTGATCGTTGAGAAGCAGGAATCAGGCGCTCTAAGGGTTAGGAAGGCAGTCGAAACTAGAAGGGCCAATCAAATGCATGGACTTTTTAGGTACTTCATTTTACTGATCCCTCTTGTATTTGGGACTTAGGAACACCCCTTGCTACAAGATTTAATCTATTAGTAGTAAAcaaatgttttgttttctatGCTTGCGCCTTATGGTggtaaatttataaaattttttactcaTATGTACATGTTAAATTCTTATGAACTATGACAAGAAAACATTGGTAGGGTATGCTTTGTAATTAAGTGTTGACTAGACGACCTAGTAATTAGGATATGCTTTTCTTAGGAGAATTTAACtaaatgaatgaatgtgatcaGGACGCTAACAGACAACCTGGTTGTTGGAGTTTCTAAAGGCTTCGAAAAGAAACTTCAACTGGTCGGTGTTGGGTATCGTGCCACGGTAGAAGGAAAAGAGATAGTGCTGAATCTTGGATTCTCTCATCCTGTTAAGATGACAATTCCTGATGGCCTAAAAGTGAAGGTAGAAGACAACACCAGAATCACGATCAGCGGATATGACAAATCTGATATTGGCCAGTTTGCTGCTTCAATTCGTAGATGGAGACCCCCGGAACCATACAAAGGTAAGGGTATCAAATATGCTGATGAAATTATAAGGAGAAAAGAAGGAAAAGCAGGAAAGAAGAAGTAACTTTGGCTtcactttttcattttttcatttatctcccgttgattttcttgtttgttAGTAATGGAAAATACTAAAGTTCCAAGCCAAGAAATTCATATCGATTATCATAAGCTAGAATCACATCTCTCCCTATGGTCTTTTAATCATAGCCAACATTATTATAACGTCAATGTCAATAGTGTGGTTAGGAAAAAGAAAACTACGATACAAGTTCTTCTGGTGAAAGGTAATGGGTTTGAGTAGtgttgttaaaaaaaaaaaaaaaagagattaaaTTTTGGATTGCCAAGCCGAATTGCCTTTTAGTTGGGTATCTTAAAGGTTTATTTTAATGGGATGAATTGCTTCAAATTGTTATTAAGGTATACCTTTGAGCTCATAAGAAATTTATAGAAGTATTTATAAATCATCTACACTACCAGAAAACTTGTAAATTGAATTCAAATTATGACAATATGAGTAAAAGATCAAACATTGTGAATAACTTAGGCTAGAAGGTTTGCCttttatcaattcttttggAAAAGTGATCTAAAAGGACATGAGCATAGGTTTACGTCTTGCCCATTCGTATGTATTTTGttcttaaaaaatgttatatgCACAGTAAAAGCCAACTACCAAATATTTCATTATGCATTGGTGTATATTTATATGGCCAGGTCTATGGTGGCACAAGAAGTGGTGGCTAATTGTTGACTCACCAATAGATGTGTGATACTTGGCCAAAAGATTATGAAAGGAAACTTGCTTAATTAATTAGTAGTGAGAATGATAAAGATGCCGTAACTCGTTAGGGCAAAATAGAAATTTGAGCACCAAAAATTGAACCTTATGATGTGGGCTGTGTACTAGGCCaacaaaaacatagaaaacaGGAGATTTAGTGAGCAGGGTGAAAATTAAAGAGAGGTTGAGTAAATTAAGCGTTTTTTATCAGCGTGACAATATATGTCTCGTGTAAAAAGAAGATAGaacttattattatttatttcttatgTGAGTTTATATAGTAAGTGTGGTACGTTTGGTTGAAGTGTTTTAATGGAGTTTGGACTATCTTGAGAATCATGGAAGAATTTATTGAGAGTTGGACTAATATATCTAATAAAAAAGATGAGCAGGAAGATATGGGATTGGATTTTTTTGCAGTGATTTATATATTCGGTTAGAATACAATGAcagattttttaataataaaaaaatagatgttgagatcatataaaaaaaagacgtttttgaattacaaaaataaaatggtaatctttttttattgttgatAGCATTGTCAAAAATAACAGtaaattgataatttttatgttttgttttgtttttttaggTGAAATATAGTGTACAGAGTAAAAAGCTATACAGATTTAAAGATATGTTTACATGGCAAAATCTAAACCACACATTCTAAAGTCACACTTTTCACTAAAAACTATAACTtttcacaaagaaaagcgtcacctaatggaaaaaaaaagtaaattagaagatttaagagaagaaataattaagttatcaaaattaatagatcaaaaattaatgattttaactaatgttaactgtaatgacaccgaattcttaaaatcaatacaaaatgatttttttcaaaatctttattttactataagttttattgaaggacttcaaaaacctaaaaaaacttatttttcacacagaatttctaaaaaatgttaccatggaaatgattctccacatctttatcatacttttaacccacaattaaattctatagtagatatgcttgaagaaatattagtatccataaaatttcaaagaaataaggaaaaagaaaatttcaaagaagaaaattttcaaaacataatcaacataacagatttaaaagtaaaaccactactaaaattatgaatattgaagaaaaattagaagaagttacaatgctttttaaataattaaaaatggctcaagaaaataatattatggaacagggatttcaaatagaagaagaattagtaaattctgaaaatatagaaaatgaagaacacatcctagattactcaagtgacgaagaaccagcaattccaataca
The genomic region above belongs to Arachis stenosperma cultivar V10309 chromosome 5, arast.V10309.gnm1.PFL2, whole genome shotgun sequence and contains:
- the LOC130979575 gene encoding 50S ribosomal protein L6, chloroplastic, whose amino-acid sequence is MASSVTSSLQIINLKTTVFGEQNKLRVSTLTARNVGFRKMTTECKESRIGKQPIEVPSNVTIKLEGKDIRVKGPLGELGLTYPREVIVEKQESGALRVRKAVETRRANQMHGLFRTLTDNLVVGVSKGFEKKLQLVGVGYRATVEGKEIVLNLGFSHPVKMTIPDGLKVKVEDNTRITISGYDKSDIGQFAASIRRWRPPEPYKGKGIKYADEIIRRKEGKAGKKK